The following are encoded together in the Babylonia areolata isolate BAREFJ2019XMU chromosome 30, ASM4173473v1, whole genome shotgun sequence genome:
- the LOC143275584 gene encoding pseudouridine-5'-phosphatase-like encodes DSESIYTKVFTEICAEYDKQYTWEVKVKQMGQSEINAFKVLLEMLQLPLTVEEFKQKCDAKLKVQLPSALLLPGAEKLVRHLHKHGVPMALASGSNSHSFELKTRNHRDLFSLFGHTVLSSSDPEVKHGKPAPDCFLVAAARFDPPPKPENVLVFEDAPNGVEAGHAAGMQVVWVPDPRADRSVLADKATVILDSLVDFKPEEFSLPPYDS; translated from the exons GACTCAGAAAGCATCTACACCAAAGTGTTTACGGAAATATGTGCGGAGTACGACAAACAGTACACATGGGAGGTGAAGGTCAAACAGATGGGACAGTCGGAGATCAACGCCTTCAAAGTCCTCCTTG AAATGCTGCAGCTGCCGCTGACGGTGGAGGAGTTCAAGCAGAAATGTGATGCGAAGCTGAAGGTCCAGTTGCCTTCTGCTCTGCTGTTGCCTG GTGCGGAGAAGCTCGTCAGACACCTGCACAAACACGGGGTGCCCATGGCGCTGGCGTCCGGCTCCAACAGCCACAGCTTCGAACTCAAGACCCGGAACCACCGGGACCTGTTCTCGCTGTTCGGGCACACCGTGCTGAGCAGCAGTGACCCCGAGGTCAAGCACGGCAAACCGGCGCCGGACTGCTTCCTGGTGGCGGCTGCGAGGTTCGACCCCCCGCCGAAACCTGAAAAT GTGTTGGTGTTTGAGGACGCCCCCAACGGCGTGGAGGCCGGTCACGCGGCAGGCATGCAGGTGGTCTGGGTACCAGACCCTCGCGCCGACCGCTCCGTCCTGGCCGACAAAGCGACGGTCATTCTGGATTCCCTGGTCGACTTCAAGCCTGAGGAGTTTAGCCTGCCCCCCTACGATTCTTAG
- the LOC143275591 gene encoding mannose-P-dolichol utilization defect 1 protein-like has translation MDNVETLDASSGPFPLFLAAWIQLIVPQPCFDKFFVDFDFLNVPCLKVVISKGLGYAIILGSLIVKVPQIVKMLRARSGEGISMMSLNMELLAISASWSYGYASKFPFSAYGEAVFLAIQTTTIAALVLFYRGNKLGAVGYVLLYIAEMVFLLSPYVPFKLLSTLQASNAFIIMISKLIQAYANFRAKSTGQLSVVTVYLIFLGAVARIFTSVQETGDSLVVFTYVVSSVCNGVIALQMVLYWNSEKSKRE, from the exons ATGGACAACGTGGAAACATTGGACGCTTCGAGCGGGCCCTTCCCATTGTTTCTGGCCGCTTGGATCCAGCTGATTGTGCCCCAGCCATGCTTTGATAAATTCTTCGTTGACTTCGATTTTCTCAACG TGCCATGCTTGAAAGTGGTGATCAGCAAAGGATTAGGATACGCTATCATCCTGGGATCTCTGATTG tgaaGGTCCCCCAGATCGTGAAGATGCTGCGAGCGCGGAGCGGAGAGGGCATCAGCATGATGAGCCTCAACATGGAGCTGCTGGCCATCTCGGCGTCCTGGTCCTACGGCTACGCCAGTAAATTCCCCTTCAG TGCTTACGGAGAGGCGGTGTTCCTGGCCATCCAGACGACCACGATAGCTGCCCTGGTGCTTTTTTACCGGGGGAACAAACTGGGGGCGGTGGGCTACGTGCTGCTGTACATCGCGGAGATGGTGTTCCTGTTGTCGCCCTACGTGCCCTTCAAGCTTCTCTCCACTCTCCAGGCCTCGAACGCCTTCATCATTATGATCAGCAAG CTGATCCAGGCATACGCCAACTTCAGAGCCAAGAGCACGGGGCAGCTGTCGGTGGTCACGGTGTACCTGATCTTCCTGGGCGCCGTGGCCCGAATCTTCACCTCCGTGCAGGAGACGGGAGACTCGCTGGTGGTGTTCACCTACGTCGTCTCCAGCGTCTGCAACGGCGTCATCGCCCTGCAGATGGTGCTGTACTGGAACTCTGAGAAATCGAAAAGGGAGTAg